The following coding sequences lie in one Thermomicrobium sp. 4228-Ro genomic window:
- a CDS encoding tautomerase family protein has protein sequence MLVLKVTMVEGRTPEQKAELIRRLAEAAARHFGLPVEEVRTVIYEVGRDEWGIGTITMAERDRTASSQPG, from the coding sequence ATGCTCGTGCTCAAAGTGACCATGGTCGAGGGGCGGACACCGGAGCAGAAGGCCGAACTCATCCGCCGCCTCGCTGAGGCAGCGGCGCGACATTTCGGCCTTCCGGTCGAGGAGGTGCGCACGGTCATCTACGAGGTCGGCCGCGACGAATGGGGTATCGGGACGATCACGATGGCGGAGCGCGATCGCACTGCGTCGTCCCAGCCCGGGTGA
- a CDS encoding alpha/beta fold hydrolase, with protein sequence MSGTIQELTVQAGRWPTHLHRAGSGQPVIFLHGSGPGVTAWANWRFAVPALADLFDCIAPDLWGFAKSGHPDPPPVGVRAWMDLWVEQVIALMDHLGIERVHLVGNSMGGAIALHLLHRHRERFDRAVLMGTVGAPHRITHQLDVAWGFYEEPTAERLAQIIRWFVYDPASVGGDLAAIARDRLQAALDPVVRRSYEAMFPPPRQQHLDALVLPEDAYRQLDRPILLVHGRDDVIVPLETSLWLFPRLPRVQLHVFGQCSHWVQIEQRDSFNALIRVFLRGDL encoded by the coding sequence GTGTCGGGTACGATACAGGAACTGACCGTTCAGGCGGGGCGCTGGCCGACACACCTCCATCGGGCCGGCAGCGGTCAGCCGGTGATTTTCCTGCACGGATCGGGACCGGGTGTGACGGCCTGGGCGAACTGGCGCTTCGCGGTACCGGCGCTGGCCGATCTGTTCGACTGCATCGCGCCGGACCTGTGGGGATTCGCCAAGAGCGGACATCCCGATCCACCGCCGGTCGGGGTGCGCGCCTGGATGGACCTCTGGGTCGAGCAGGTCATCGCGCTCATGGACCATCTCGGCATCGAGCGGGTGCACCTGGTTGGCAACTCCATGGGTGGCGCGATCGCGCTACATCTGTTGCATCGTCACCGGGAGCGGTTCGACCGAGCAGTCCTGATGGGTACGGTCGGTGCGCCGCATCGGATCACCCACCAGCTGGACGTGGCATGGGGCTTCTACGAGGAGCCGACCGCCGAGCGACTGGCCCAGATCATCCGCTGGTTCGTCTACGATCCGGCGTCGGTCGGTGGCGATCTCGCTGCGATCGCCCGCGATCGGCTGCAAGCCGCGCTCGATCCGGTCGTCCGGCGCAGTTACGAGGCGATGTTCCCGCCACCGCGCCAGCAGCATCTCGACGCGCTGGTCTTGCCGGAGGATGCCTACCGCCAGCTGGATCGACCCATCCTGCTCGTGCACGGGCGTGATGACGTGATCGTGCCGCTGGAGACGAGCCTCTGGCTCTTCCCGCGGTTGCCGCGGGTGCAACTCCATGTCTTCGGGCAATGCAGTCACTGGGTGCAGATCGAGCAGCGCGACAGTTTCAATGCGCTGATCCGCGTCTTCCTGCGCGGTGACCTGTGA
- a CDS encoding flavin reductase family protein: MHANGPQPSGLPTEEAAAPAIDPKHFRRTLGRFATGVTVVTVARPEGPHGMTANAFLSVSLDPPLVLVSVDRRARMHAYLEEAARYGVSVLARDQEQAARHFAGKSQPGYEPEFRWVEGVPLLEGAVAQIVCDVWERVPAGDHTLVLGRVRWLDYWEREPLVFFGGDFRCLEVQLHDTSMWWW, translated from the coding sequence ATGCACGCGAACGGGCCGCAGCCGAGCGGACTGCCGACTGAGGAGGCGGCGGCTCCGGCTATCGATCCCAAGCATTTCCGCCGGACGCTCGGTCGCTTCGCGACCGGGGTGACGGTGGTGACCGTCGCGCGGCCGGAGGGGCCGCACGGGATGACGGCGAACGCTTTTCTGTCCGTTTCACTCGACCCGCCACTCGTATTGGTCTCGGTCGATCGCCGGGCGCGGATGCACGCCTATCTGGAGGAGGCGGCGCGCTACGGCGTGAGCGTCCTGGCGCGGGACCAGGAGCAGGCGGCCCGGCACTTCGCGGGTAAGTCCCAACCGGGCTACGAGCCGGAGTTTCGCTGGGTCGAGGGGGTTCCGCTGCTCGAAGGGGCGGTGGCACAGATCGTCTGTGACGTGTGGGAGCGGGTTCCGGCCGGCGACCACACCCTGGTGCTCGGTCGGGTACGCTGGCTCGACTACTGGGAGCGGGAGCCGCTCGTCTTCTTCGGCGGCGATTTCCGTTGCCTCGAAGTCCAGCTGCACGATACCAGCATGTGGTGGTGGTGA
- the dmpG gene encoding 4-hydroxy-2-oxovalerate aldolase — MNAKTLKPPRVTDTTLRDGSHAMRHQFTREQVRAIVAALDEAGVPVIEVTHGDGLGGSSIQYGFSGTSELDLIEEAAKTAKRAKIAALLLPGIGTRKELAAAIERGIKIVRIATQCTEADISEQHFGMAKEMGLETVGFLMMAHMRPPEFLAEQAAMMESYGADCVYIVDSAGAMLPDDVRRRVAALKERLSIQVGFHAHNNLGLAIGNTLAAIEEGADQVDGCLRGLGAGAGNAATELIAAVLDKLGINPGLDVFKLMDAAEYIVAPIMPYQPIPDRDAITIGYAGVYSTFLLHARHIAAEFGLDPREILVELGRRQAVAGQEDWILDVALDIVRKKRGAEGASDARERAAAERTAD, encoded by the coding sequence ATGAACGCCAAGACGCTCAAGCCGCCGCGGGTGACCGATACCACGCTACGCGACGGCTCGCACGCGATGCGGCACCAGTTCACCCGCGAGCAGGTGCGGGCGATCGTCGCTGCGCTCGACGAGGCTGGTGTTCCGGTCATCGAGGTGACGCACGGTGATGGGCTCGGCGGGAGCTCGATCCAATACGGCTTTTCGGGCACGAGCGAGCTCGACCTGATCGAGGAAGCTGCCAAGACGGCCAAGCGCGCCAAGATCGCCGCACTGCTGCTCCCGGGTATCGGGACGCGCAAGGAACTGGCGGCAGCCATCGAGCGCGGCATCAAGATCGTCCGGATCGCGACCCAGTGCACCGAGGCCGATATCTCCGAGCAGCACTTCGGCATGGCCAAGGAAATGGGCCTGGAGACGGTCGGGTTCTTGATGATGGCCCACATGCGTCCCCCCGAGTTCCTGGCCGAGCAGGCCGCGATGATGGAGTCGTACGGCGCGGACTGCGTCTACATCGTCGATTCGGCCGGTGCGATGCTGCCGGACGATGTGCGACGCCGCGTGGCGGCGCTCAAGGAGCGACTCAGTATCCAGGTCGGCTTCCACGCCCACAACAATCTCGGGCTGGCGATCGGGAACACGCTGGCTGCGATCGAGGAGGGGGCCGACCAGGTCGATGGCTGCTTGCGCGGGCTCGGCGCTGGCGCGGGCAATGCCGCGACCGAACTCATTGCGGCTGTCCTCGACAAGTTGGGAATCAATCCCGGTCTCGACGTGTTCAAGCTGATGGATGCTGCCGAGTACATCGTGGCACCGATCATGCCGTACCAGCCGATTCCCGACCGGGATGCGATCACGATCGGGTACGCGGGGGTCTACTCGACGTTCCTCCTCCACGCGCGGCACATCGCGGCCGAATTCGGTTTGGATCCGCGCGAGATCCTGGTCGAGCTGGGGCGCCGCCAGGCGGTCGCTGGCCAGGAGGACTGGATCTTGGACGTCGCGCTCGACATCGTACGCAAGAAGCGCGGCGCGGAAGGAGCGAGCGATGCACGCGAACGGGCCGCAGCCGAGCGGACTGCCGACTGA
- a CDS encoding acetaldehyde dehydrogenase (acetylating): MGERQAVKVAILGTGNIGTDLMYKLLRNPGHMELAMFAGIDPQSEGIARAKKLGVPTSYEGIAAILDDPEIKIVFDATSAKAHVRHAKMLREAGKIAIDLTPAARGPYVVPPVNLGAHLEKDNVNLITCGGQATIPLVYAVNRVVPVRYAEIVSTVASKSAGPGTRQNIDEFTFTTAHGLEAIGGAERGKAIIILNPAEPPIIMRNTVYVIPATEEFEQAAVVASVDQMVAEVQQYVPGYRLKDAPVFDRRRTPWGERTVIAMLLEVEGAGDFLPPYAGNLDIMTSAAWRVGELFARHLLGIREEVAA; this comes from the coding sequence ATGGGAGAACGGCAAGCAGTCAAGGTCGCGATCCTCGGAACTGGCAACATCGGCACCGACTTGATGTACAAGCTCTTGCGCAATCCGGGACACATGGAGCTGGCGATGTTCGCCGGGATCGATCCACAGTCGGAGGGGATCGCCCGTGCGAAGAAGTTGGGTGTGCCGACGAGCTACGAGGGGATCGCGGCGATCCTCGACGACCCGGAGATCAAGATCGTCTTCGATGCCACCAGCGCGAAGGCACACGTCCGGCACGCCAAGATGCTCCGCGAGGCCGGCAAGATCGCCATCGACCTCACCCCGGCCGCGCGCGGGCCGTACGTGGTGCCACCGGTGAACCTCGGGGCGCATCTCGAGAAGGACAACGTCAACCTGATCACCTGCGGTGGGCAGGCGACGATTCCACTGGTCTATGCGGTGAACCGTGTCGTGCCGGTTCGCTACGCCGAGATCGTCTCGACCGTCGCGAGCAAGTCGGCCGGGCCGGGCACGCGGCAGAACATCGACGAGTTCACGTTCACGACGGCGCACGGCTTGGAGGCGATCGGTGGTGCCGAACGGGGGAAGGCGATCATCATCCTCAATCCCGCTGAGCCGCCGATCATCATGCGGAACACGGTCTACGTGATTCCGGCGACCGAGGAGTTCGAACAGGCAGCGGTCGTCGCGTCGGTCGACCAGATGGTCGCCGAGGTGCAGCAGTACGTGCCGGGGTACCGGCTCAAGGACGCGCCGGTGTTCGATCGACGCCGCACGCCCTGGGGCGAGCGGACGGTGATCGCGATGCTGCTCGAGGTCGAGGGGGCCGGTGACTTCCTGCCGCCCTATGCGGGGAACCTCGACATCATGACGTCGGCCGCCTGGCGGGTCGGCGAGCTCTTCGCCCGGCACCTGCTCGGGATCCGCGAGGAGGTGGCAGCATGA
- a CDS encoding IclR family transcriptional regulator: protein MLQTVQKAAQVLRLFTPRQPEWGVTEVAAALAIPKSGAHALLRTLAAEGLLQRTPSGRYRLGWSLFELSQTLLDSSALLRAARPVMERLVAGWGETTHLAVLVDGQVLYVEKLQGDRALEIVLSGVGKRLPAHCSGVGKVLLAHQPWETVLRIVERTGLVSFTPNTIRTVEQLREELERVRQQGFAYDQEEVMVGLCCAAAPIYDESGQVIAAMSLSVPAYRFYPNRQRLTTAIVDAARRVSEELGYYQEAWPWENGKQSRSRSSELATSAPT from the coding sequence ATGCTCCAGACGGTTCAGAAAGCGGCACAGGTGCTCCGTCTCTTCACCCCGCGCCAGCCCGAATGGGGTGTGACCGAGGTCGCGGCAGCGCTGGCCATCCCGAAGTCCGGCGCGCACGCGTTGCTCCGCACGCTGGCGGCTGAGGGGTTGCTGCAGCGGACACCGAGCGGGCGGTACCGGCTCGGCTGGTCGCTGTTCGAGCTCTCCCAGACGCTCCTCGATTCGAGTGCGCTGTTGCGAGCGGCGCGACCGGTCATGGAGCGTCTGGTCGCTGGCTGGGGCGAGACGACGCATCTGGCGGTGCTGGTCGACGGGCAGGTGCTGTACGTCGAAAAACTGCAGGGCGATCGGGCGCTGGAGATCGTGCTCTCGGGCGTCGGGAAGCGACTCCCGGCGCACTGTTCCGGTGTCGGCAAGGTGCTGCTCGCGCACCAGCCGTGGGAGACAGTCCTCCGGATCGTCGAGCGGACAGGCCTCGTGAGCTTTACGCCGAACACGATCCGGACCGTCGAGCAGCTGCGCGAGGAGCTGGAGCGTGTCCGCCAGCAGGGCTTCGCCTACGACCAGGAAGAGGTGATGGTGGGGCTCTGTTGTGCTGCAGCGCCGATCTACGATGAGAGCGGGCAGGTGATCGCGGCGATGAGCCTCTCGGTGCCGGCCTATCGCTTCTATCCCAACCGGCAGCGACTCACGACCGCGATCGTCGACGCCGCCCGACGGGTCTCGGAAGAACTCGGGTATTACCAGGAGGCATGGCCATGGGAGAACGGCAAGCAGTCAAGGTCGCGATCCTCGGAACTGGCAACATCGGCACCGACTTGA
- a CDS encoding 4-hydroxyphenylacetate 3-hydroxylase family protein, whose product MMQTVQSPARPMTGEEYLESLRDGRKVFFRGEWVKDVTTHPAFRNAARSVARLYDALHAPETRDILTKVDRHGILTHKFFAPAYSPQDLQEAAEAIAVWQRMSFGWMGRTPEYKAAFMATLGADPDYYAPFGETARRWYREYASRVLFMNHVIVDPPIDRNRPPSEVRDVYIHVVKETDGGIIVSGAKQVATASALTHGTFVGVNSGSAARLQEGRDEDVALVFFVRMDNPRQYLISRASYELNAESPFDNPLSSRFDENDAFLVLDEAFIPWEDVLIYRDVAKCKRFYADSGFFNRFNLQTTIRFMIKLEFMIGLLQKGLECNGTADFRGNQVLVGELVALRHLLWAIVTAMVHDPEPSLGGSVVPRLEYAAAARVYTNFAWDRIRQIYERILGGAPIINVSSYRDFLNPEVRPLLDRYLRGTGMTAEERSKLYKLVWDAVYSEFGGRHGLYELNYAGNHEQKFLDPLQWAERRGFLKQWKALVDECLSQYDLEGWRDSTWVWEPNGRDR is encoded by the coding sequence ATGATGCAAACGGTACAATCGCCAGCTCGCCCGATGACGGGTGAGGAGTATCTGGAAAGCCTGCGCGACGGCCGGAAGGTCTTCTTCCGCGGCGAGTGGGTCAAGGATGTCACCACCCACCCCGCGTTCCGCAATGCCGCACGCTCGGTCGCCCGGCTCTACGACGCGTTGCACGCCCCAGAGACCCGCGATATCCTGACGAAAGTCGATCGCCACGGTATCCTGACGCACAAGTTCTTCGCACCCGCTTACTCACCCCAGGATCTCCAGGAGGCGGCCGAGGCGATCGCGGTCTGGCAGCGGATGAGCTTCGGCTGGATGGGCCGCACGCCCGAGTACAAGGCCGCCTTCATGGCCACGCTCGGCGCCGACCCGGACTACTACGCGCCGTTCGGGGAGACCGCCCGCCGCTGGTACCGCGAGTACGCGTCGCGCGTTCTGTTCATGAACCATGTCATCGTCGATCCCCCGATCGACCGCAACCGGCCGCCGAGCGAGGTGCGGGACGTCTACATCCACGTGGTCAAGGAGACAGACGGCGGCATCATCGTGAGCGGCGCCAAGCAGGTTGCGACTGCCTCGGCGCTGACCCACGGCACGTTCGTCGGTGTCAACAGCGGGAGCGCCGCCCGGCTGCAGGAGGGGCGCGACGAGGATGTGGCACTGGTCTTCTTCGTCCGCATGGACAACCCGCGCCAGTACCTCATCTCCCGTGCCTCCTACGAGCTGAACGCCGAGAGTCCGTTCGACAACCCGCTCTCCAGCCGCTTCGACGAGAACGACGCGTTCCTCGTGCTCGACGAGGCGTTCATTCCCTGGGAGGACGTCCTCATCTACCGCGATGTGGCCAAGTGCAAGCGCTTCTACGCCGACTCCGGCTTCTTCAACCGCTTCAACCTGCAGACGACGATCCGCTTCATGATCAAGCTGGAGTTCATGATCGGGCTCCTGCAGAAGGGCTTGGAGTGCAACGGGACGGCCGACTTCCGCGGTAACCAGGTACTGGTCGGCGAACTCGTGGCGCTCCGGCACCTCTTGTGGGCGATCGTGACGGCGATGGTGCACGATCCGGAGCCCAGTCTCGGTGGCTCGGTCGTCCCGCGCCTGGAGTACGCTGCCGCCGCCCGCGTGTACACCAACTTCGCCTGGGATCGGATCCGCCAGATCTACGAGCGCATCCTGGGCGGTGCCCCGATCATCAACGTGTCGAGCTACCGCGACTTCCTCAACCCTGAGGTGCGCCCGCTCCTAGACCGTTACCTCCGAGGAACCGGTATGACCGCGGAGGAGCGCAGCAAGCTTTACAAGCTGGTGTGGGACGCGGTCTACTCGGAGTTTGGCGGCCGGCACGGACTGTACGAGCTCAACTACGCGGGGAACCACGAGCAGAAATTCCTCGACCCGCTGCAGTGGGCCGAACGGCGAGGCTTCCTCAAGCAGTGGAAGGCACTCGTCGACGAGTGCCTGAGCCAATACGATCTCGAGGGTTGGCGTGATTCGACCTGGGTGTGGGAACCGAACGGTCGCGACCGGTGA
- a CDS encoding VOC family protein, translating to MAETRVPVVAQLAHVELYTPKPEESLWFFTKILGMSVVHREGQSVYLRGYEDWYLWTLKLTESPQAGLGHAAWRVSAPELLDEAAAKLEAAGYGLGWQESEYGGGRAFRFRMPDGHRMELIWELEYYQAPEDQKSPLKNRPQRRPLDGVPVRRLDHINCFVSDVETHEAFLREYLGFKLRETKIDENGKKVGSWLSVSPLVHEIATMRDGTGQGNRLHHIAFWYGYPQHCYDVADACRDWGITIEAGPGKHGTTQAMFLYVFEPGGNRVELWGDAGYLIFDPNWQTIVWDVSHEADLYSSTVWLGAPSMPESFYTYGTPEKVMVGV from the coding sequence ATGGCTGAGACCCGCGTTCCCGTCGTCGCGCAGCTCGCGCACGTCGAGCTGTACACGCCGAAACCGGAGGAAAGCCTCTGGTTCTTCACCAAGATCCTCGGCATGAGTGTCGTCCATCGCGAAGGACAGTCGGTCTATTTGCGCGGGTACGAGGACTGGTATCTCTGGACGCTCAAACTGACCGAGTCACCACAAGCTGGGCTCGGGCACGCCGCCTGGCGAGTTTCGGCACCGGAGCTCCTCGATGAGGCAGCTGCCAAGCTCGAGGCTGCCGGGTACGGGCTCGGCTGGCAGGAGAGCGAATACGGCGGTGGGCGGGCCTTCCGGTTCCGGATGCCCGACGGTCACCGGATGGAACTCATCTGGGAACTCGAGTACTACCAGGCACCAGAGGACCAGAAGAGCCCGCTGAAGAACCGCCCGCAGCGGCGACCGCTCGATGGCGTGCCGGTGCGCCGTCTCGATCACATCAACTGTTTCGTGAGCGACGTGGAGACGCACGAGGCGTTCCTGCGGGAATACCTGGGCTTCAAGCTCCGCGAGACCAAGATCGACGAGAACGGGAAGAAGGTCGGCTCCTGGCTGTCCGTGAGCCCGCTCGTACACGAGATCGCGACGATGCGGGACGGCACCGGTCAGGGGAACCGACTCCACCACATCGCCTTCTGGTACGGCTACCCCCAGCACTGCTACGACGTCGCGGACGCCTGCCGCGATTGGGGGATCACGATCGAGGCCGGGCCTGGGAAGCACGGTACCACGCAGGCGATGTTCCTCTACGTCTTCGAACCGGGTGGCAACCGAGTCGAACTCTGGGGCGACGCCGGGTACCTCATCTTCGATCCGAACTGGCAGACGATCGTCTGGGACGTCTCGCACGAGGCAGATCTCTACTCCAGCACGGTGTGGCTCGGTGCCCCGTCGATGCCGGAGTCGTTCTATACCTACGGCACACCGGAGAAGGTGATGGTCGGCGTGTGA